The Mytilus trossulus isolate FHL-02 chromosome 3, PNRI_Mtr1.1.1.hap1, whole genome shotgun sequence genome contains a region encoding:
- the LOC134709555 gene encoding LITAF domain-containing protein-like yields the protein MSVTAPAPPPPAVGYYPQGQPAGQQSQQSSTTVVIQGNNDAPMGMALQDCPITTKCPSCKSNVVTQIKFEIGCITVLVTFLLCLFGFYLCCFIPCCVGRCKDVVHLCPNCKYIIGKYKRM from the exons ATGTCAGTAACAGCCCCTGCTCCCCCACCACCGGCTGTTGGATATTATCCACAAG GTCAGCCTGCTGGTCAACAGTCACAACAATCCAGTACAACTGTAGTTATTCAAGGAAATAATGATGCTCCAATGGGAATGGCACTCCAAGACTGTCCaattacaacaaaatgtccCAGTTGTAAAAGCAACGTTGTGACCcaaattaaatttgagattGGCTGTATTACAGTTTTGGTAACATTCCTTCTCTGTCTCTTTGG GTTCTACTTGTGCTGCTTCATCCCATGCTGTGTAGGTAGATGTAAAGATGTCGTCCATTTATGTCCTAACTGCAAATACATTATTGGAAAATACAAAAGGatgtaa
- the LOC134711862 gene encoding macrophage-expressed gene 1 protein-like, protein MAGRKGNFLVLILWMLGLAIATQESRTLTDSIPAGDPRRCYSILNDKNLKRYESLPGNGWDNLMNKDAGIVVNFNFSKCKTTDDGRYIVPDTIYTIPIKSSRVETYAELFDHWSNYTSTTSRSINVGAGLTLTHFGISGKFSSESESIKSHQVDDKSTTTRVQVRYVRYTAKLQPDTPLHPTFKSRLLSIAAHIQLNNTNMATYESELLVRDFGTHVVTSVDAGAALVQVDEIKSTFSRDYSSSKSKISASASASFFSVFKISSSYAHQTTKEMIDQYLGNRSHSRVETYGGPIFKPVNFSLNDWGDKIGDDLVPLDRAGDPLFFLITPYSLPELPNSVVYKLIQSVKTAIEMYYKFNIYRGCTNTDSPNFSFQANVDDGTCKAPSTNFTFGGVYQKCNRNGGLSKNLCSGLDQKNPLTGDYSCPPNYEAVLIQESTRSSSESVHKCHRCWVFAHCCNDHTVYGSATYSAYWCVARGSVPEQSGFLFGGLYTNTVSNPVTRSKQCPLYFYPLNIGNDMKVCVSDDYELGYEFSVPFAGFYSCRSGNPLMIGSKSDSNLLKSAHTLDSYLTLSGSGQWPKGCPKGYSQHLATVENSCEINYCVKADAFSPRGLPPVRQPPFMEIPAEGFTDSSSYSISDDGLIWKIMTPEEADTSNSESISNSDSESSENPGLSKGVVAGISIIATIACIVAASAIIVKCRKYKSLYRPLKMSAPLYREKTTNSPSRVQYGSQNEHQTEILVET, encoded by the coding sequence ATGGCTGGTCGAAAGGGAAACTTCCTAGTTTTGATTCTTTGGATGTTGGGTTTAGCAATTGCTACCCAGGAATCTAGGACACTCACAGACTCAATTCCAGCTGGAGACCCAAGAAGATGTTACTCAATCTTAAACGACAAAAACTTGAAAAGATACGAAAGTCTACCAGGGAATGGATGGGATAACTTAATGAATAAAGATGCCGGGATTGTTGTAAATTTCAATTTCTCAAAATGTAAAACCACAGACGATGGTCGTTACATTGTGCCAGATACGATCTACACCATACCTATCAAATCAAGCAGAGTTGAGACATATGCAGAACTTTTTGATCACTGGTCGAATTATACATCAACAACTTCACGATCTATAAATGTTGGTGCCGGCCTTACTTTAACTCATTTTGGAATAAGTGGTAAATTTTCATCCGAATCAGAAAGTATAAAATCCCACCAAGTGGATGACAAGTCCACAACAACACGTGTTCAAGTACGTTATGTGCGTTACACAGCTAAACTCCAGCCTGACACTCCGTTACACCCAACATTTAAATCTCGTCTGCTAAGCATTGCAGCACACATTCAGTTGAACAACACAAACATGGCCACATATGAAAGTGAACTGTTAGTGAGAGACTTTGGTACACATGTTGTTACAAGTGTAGATGCTGGAGCAGCCTTGGTACAAGTCGATGAAATTAAATCAACATTTAGTCGAGACTACAGTTCGTCAAAGAGTAAAATTTCTGCTTCGGCTAGCGCCTCGTTTTTCAGTGTATTTAAAATAAGCTCTAGTTATGCGCACCAAACAACAAAGGAAATGATCGATCAGTATTTAGGAAACAGGTCTCATTCGAGAGTGGAAACATATGGCGGTCCAATATTCAAACCagttaattttagtttaaatgaCTGGGGAGATAAAATCGGTGATGATCTGGTCCCCCTTGATCGTGCCGGTGATCCGTTGTTCTTTCTGATAACACCATATTCTCTGCCAGAACTACCAAATTCTGTAGTTTACAAACTTATCCAGTCTGTCAAAACTGCTATTGAAATGTACtataaattcaatatatacCGAGGATGTACAAACACTGATTCTCCAAATTTTAGCTTCCAAGCAAATGTTGATGATGGTACTTGCAAGGCTCCATCAACAAATTTCACATTTGGTGGTGTTTACCAAAAATGCAACAGAAATGGAGGACTGTCTAAAAATCTTTGCAGTGGTTTAGACCAAAAGAATCCTTTGACCGGAGATTATTCATGTCCACCGAACTATGAAGCCGTATTGATACAAGAATCTACCAGATCTTCATCTGAATCAGTTCACAAATGCCACAGATGTTGGGTATTCGCACACTGTTGCAATGACCATACTGTTTATGGAAGCGCGACTTATTCTGCATACTGGTGCGTGGCTAGAGGTAGCGTTCCAGAACAATCGGGATTTTTATTCGGTGGTCTTTATACAAATACAGTGAGTAACCCCGTAACACGTTCTAAGCAGTGTCCGCTATATTTTTATCCACTAAACATTGGAAATGACATGAAAGTTTGTGTCAGTGATGATTATGAGCTGGGATATGAATTTTCTGTTCCGTTTGCTGGTTTCTATAGCTGTAGGTCTGGTAATCCTCTAATGATTGGATCAAAGTCGGAcagcaatttattaaaatctgCTCACACATTAGACTCATATCTCACACTGTCTGGATCGGGACAATGGCCAAAAGGATGTCCAAAAGGTTACAGTCAGCATCTGGCCACAGTAGAAAATAGCTGCGAAATAAACTACTGCGTTAAAGCTGACGCGTTTTCGCCACGTGGACTGCCGCCGGTTCGTCAGCCTCCATTCATGGAAATACCTGCTGAAGGATTCACGGACAGTTCGTCATACTCTATTAGTGACGATGGACTTATTTGGAAAATAATGACGCCCGAGGAAGCGGACACAAGTAATAGTGAAAGTATTTCCAATTCCGATTCCGAATCGTCAGAAAATCCTGGACTTTCTAAAGGAGTTGTGGCTGGGATTTCCATCATAGCAACAATCGCCTGTATCGTAGCAGCATCGGCAATTATCGTCAAATGTCGAAAGTATAAGAGTCTGTATCGTCCACTCAAAATGTCTGCTCCTCTTTATAGAGAGAAAACTACTAACAGTCCTAGCCGAGTCCAATACGGTTCACAGAACGAACATCAAACGGAAATTCTAGTAGAAACATAG